A genomic stretch from Microcebus murinus isolate Inina chromosome 19, M.murinus_Inina_mat1.0, whole genome shotgun sequence includes:
- the POP7 gene encoding ribonuclease P protein subunit p20, with the protein MAENREPRGAVEAELDPVEYTLRKRLPHRLPRRPNDIYVNMKTDFKAQLARCQKLLDGGARGQNACTEIYIHGLGLAINRAINIALQLQAGSFGSLQVAANTSTVELVDELEPETDTREPLTRIRNNSAIHIRVFRVTPK; encoded by the coding sequence ATGGCAGAAAACCGAGAGCCCCGCGGGGCCGTCGAGGCTGAGCTGGACCCGGTGGAGTACACCCTTAGGAAACGGCTTCCCCACCGCCTGCCCCGGAGGCCCAATGACATTTATGTCAACATGAAGACTGACTTTAAGGCCCAACTGGCCCGCTGCCAGAAGCTGCTAGACGGAGGCGCTAGGGGTCAGAATGCATGCACTGAGATCTACATTCATGGCTTGGGCCTGGCCATCAACCGTGCCATCAACATTGCCCTGCAGCTGCAGGCAGGCAGCTTCGGGTCCTTGCAGGTGGCTGCTAATACCTCCACCGTGGAGCTTGTTGATGAGCTGGAACCAGAGACTGATACACGGGAGCCGTTGACCAGAATCCGAAACAACTCAGCCATCCACATCCGAGTCTTCAGGGTCACACCCAAGTAA
- the EPO gene encoding erythropoietin, with protein sequence MRAAVAERWQECPARLLLPSLLLLSLGLPVLGAPPRLSLICDGRVLERYILEAKEAENVTMGCAEGCSLSENITVPDTKVNFYAWKRMEVGQQAVEVWQGLALLSEAVLRGQALLANSSQPSETLQLHVDRAVSGLRSLTSLLRALGAQKEAISPPVATSAAPLRTFTVDTLCKLFRIYSNFLRGKLKLYTGEACRRGDR encoded by the exons ATGAGGGCTGCGGTGGCTGAGCGCTGGCAAG AATGTCCTGCCCGGCTGCTTCTGCCGTCCTTGCTGCTGCTTTCTCTGGGCCTCCCAGTGCTGGGCGCCCCCCCACGCCTTAGCCTCATCTGTGATGGTCGAGTGCTGGAGAGGTACATCCTGGAAGCCAAGGAGGCAGAGAATGTCACG ATGGGCTGTGCCGAAGGCTGCAGCTTGAGCGAGAATATCACCGTCCCAGACACCAAAGTTAACTTCTATGCCTGGAAGAGAATGGAG GTTGGGCAGCAGGCTGTAGAAGTCTGGCAGGGCCTGGCCCTGCTCTCAGAAGCCGTCCTGAGGGGCCAGGCCCTGTTGGCCAACTCCTCCCAGCCATCAGAGACCCTGCAGCTGCACGTGGACAGAGCCGTCAGCGGCCTGCGCAGCCTCACCTCCCTGCTTCGGGCGCTGGGAGCCCAG AAGGAAGCCATCTCCCCTCCAGTTGCAACCTCAGCTGCTCCACTCCGAACGTTCACTGTAGACACTCTGTGCAAACTTTTCCGAATCTACTCCAATTTCCTCCGGGGAAAGCTGAAGTTGTACACGGGGGAGGCCTGCAGGAGAGGGGACAGGTGA